Proteins found in one Panicum hallii strain FIL2 chromosome 4, PHallii_v3.1, whole genome shotgun sequence genomic segment:
- the LOC112888658 gene encoding protein MAINTENANCE OF MERISTEMS-like: MAPTLQDVSYLLGLPIAGEAVGPVAVPPFWRAELQERFAPVNPPLFVNVPDAPGPAKSWVIQFRAQDLHPLAGQYEVSRCLKAYLLWLSGWTLFCNYSGNYVDKILIQYARAIADAEPGQVPAWSWGSTVLAATYRGLCQACFKTERTAVITGCPLLLQLWSYE, from the exons atggcccccacgttgcaggacgtgtcgtacctgctcgggcttcccattgcgggtgaagctgttggtccggttgccgtgccacctttctggagggcggagcttcaAGAGCGGTTTGCTCCAGTGAACCCGCCACTTTTTGTGAACGTACCGgacgcgcccggccccgccaagagttgggtgatacaatttagg gctcaggatctccaccctctggctgggcagtacgaggtgtcgcgctgcctgaaggcatatctgttgtggttgtccggctggactcttttctgcaactatAGCGGGAATTATGTGGATAAGATTCTCATCCAATACGCGCGtgcgattgcggatgcggagccgggccaggtacctgcgtggagctggggatcgacagtgcttgctgccacgtaccgaggTCTTTGCCAAGCCTGtttcaagacggagaggaccgccgtcatcacaggctgcccacttctgctgcagctatggtcgtacgagtga